In Gemmatimonadota bacterium, a single window of DNA contains:
- a CDS encoding glycerol-3-phosphate dehydrogenase/oxidase: MSDASSRPWRDHAVSALARETFDLLVIGGGIVGCGVARDAALRGLRVALCEKGDFASGTSSRSSRLVHGGVRYLEHGHLHLVFESSRERRRLLRMAPHLVRPLEFTWPVYAGARVAQWKLLAGLTLYDALALFRNVGNHRRLTPHGVIAREPELSTLGLAGGAIYWDAATDDARLTLANALGAADAGATVLNYAEVTTLVRGNVHGRGRATGAIVRDGVGGGEVTVRARCIVSAVGPWTDTVQPLEGGESHTGVLGSAGVHIAVPRLRVGNRTAVTLVAPQDGRVMFVLPAGMQTIIGTTETPAARGPDDIRPTREEVRYLLAACNANFPAAQLGDDDVMSAWSGIRPLAATPGDHEAGSASREHTIGEGALGVLWVTGGKLTTYRAMAEDVVDRVCAALGETERPGRPHREVLLPGGAMQSLAATEHDAEAAIGDADVARRLVGAYGSDWREVWRPTRDDVALRARLDDALPYTLAEAVHAVTREMAVTLGDLLIRRTHLAFELRDHGLAAAVQLAERLAPRLGWDAARVTHELGRYEREVARLFTIE, encoded by the coding sequence ATGAGCGACGCCTCCTCGCGGCCGTGGCGCGACCACGCCGTCTCCGCCCTCGCCCGCGAGACCTTTGACCTGCTCGTCATCGGTGGCGGGATCGTGGGGTGCGGGGTGGCGCGCGACGCCGCGCTGCGCGGGCTGCGCGTGGCGCTGTGCGAGAAGGGCGACTTCGCCAGCGGGACGTCGAGCCGTTCGTCGCGCCTGGTGCACGGCGGGGTACGCTACCTCGAGCATGGCCACTTGCACCTGGTGTTCGAATCGAGTCGCGAGCGGCGCCGCCTGCTGCGCATGGCGCCGCACCTCGTACGCCCGCTCGAGTTCACGTGGCCCGTCTACGCGGGGGCGCGCGTGGCGCAGTGGAAGCTGCTGGCGGGGCTCACGCTCTACGATGCGCTTGCCCTCTTTCGCAACGTGGGAAACCACCGGCGCCTGACGCCGCACGGCGTGATCGCGCGCGAGCCCGAGTTGTCGACGTTGGGGCTGGCGGGCGGTGCGATCTACTGGGACGCCGCGACCGACGACGCGCGCCTGACGCTGGCCAACGCCCTCGGGGCCGCCGATGCGGGGGCGACGGTGCTCAACTACGCCGAGGTGACCACGCTAGTTCGCGGCAACGTGCACGGCCGGGGGCGCGCCACCGGGGCGATCGTCCGCGATGGCGTGGGCGGGGGCGAAGTCACCGTGCGCGCGCGGTGCATCGTGAGTGCGGTGGGTCCCTGGACCGACACCGTGCAGCCGCTCGAGGGGGGTGAATCACACACGGGCGTGCTCGGCTCGGCGGGGGTGCACATCGCGGTCCCGCGCCTGCGGGTGGGGAACCGAACGGCCGTCACACTGGTCGCGCCGCAGGATGGGCGCGTGATGTTCGTCCTGCCGGCCGGGATGCAGACGATCATCGGGACGACGGAGACGCCGGCCGCACGCGGTCCCGACGACATCCGCCCCACGCGCGAGGAGGTGCGGTACCTGCTCGCCGCGTGCAACGCGAACTTCCCGGCGGCCCAATTGGGCGACGACGACGTGATGTCGGCATGGTCGGGGATACGGCCGCTCGCGGCCACGCCCGGCGACCACGAGGCGGGGAGCGCGTCGCGGGAGCACACGATCGGCGAGGGGGCGCTTGGCGTCCTCTGGGTGACGGGCGGCAAGCTGACGACCTACCGGGCGATGGCGGAGGATGTCGTGGATCGCGTGTGCGCCGCGTTAGGCGAGACCGAGCGCCCCGGACGTCCACATCGCGAGGTCCTCCTCCCCGGCGGGGCGATGCAGTCGCTGGCGGCCACGGAACACGACGCGGAGGCCGCCATCGGCGACGCCGACGTCGCGCGCCGACTGGTCGGGGCATACGGGAGCGACTGGCGCGAGGTCTGGCGCCCCACGCGCGACGACGTGGCGCTGCGCGCACGCCTCGATGACGCGCTCCCCTACACGCTGGCCGAAGCGGTGCATGCCGTGACGCGCGAGATGGCCGTCACGCTCGGCGACCTCCTCATCCGCCGCACGCACCTGGCGTTCGAGTTGCGCGACCACGGCCTGGCCGCCGCGGTGCAGCTGGCGGAACGACTCGCGCCGCGTCTCGGGTGGGACGCGGCGCGGGTGACGCACGAACTGGGGCGCTACGAGCGCGAGGTGGCGCGGCTGTTCACGATAGAGTGA
- a CDS encoding deoxyhypusine synthase encodes MGATVKRASASGPKSSQKKAAEAREQAGKAHGAGPASRFLKGGRIDPRKINGKEKVVDLIDGTYLAYNGGRLREACQLFTEKMLDPTVTIGLTMTGALTPAGLGMAAVIPLIEAGFVDWIISTGANLYHDTHFGLGLAMHRGNPQTSDVMLREEGVVRIYDIFFDYDVLLSTDAFFRAVVQGPEFQRPMSSAEFHYLCGKYVRERERKLGIGQKSLLSAAYKCGVPIYTSSPGDSSIGMNIAALSLDGNKCTIDPNLDVNETASIVLNAKRSGGRSAICILGGGSPKNFALQTEPQIQEVLGIDEKGHDYFLQITDARPDTGGLSGATPAEAVSWGKIDPDRLPDAVVCYLDSTVALPLLTSYALAKRKKRPLRRLYDKREAMMARLRSEYEKTK; translated from the coding sequence ATTGGGGCGACGGTCAAGCGGGCCTCGGCCTCCGGGCCTAAATCGTCGCAGAAGAAGGCTGCCGAAGCGCGGGAGCAGGCGGGGAAGGCGCACGGCGCCGGCCCGGCGTCGCGCTTCCTCAAGGGCGGGCGCATCGATCCGCGCAAGATCAACGGCAAGGAGAAGGTCGTCGACCTCATCGACGGGACGTATCTCGCCTACAACGGCGGGCGCCTGCGCGAGGCGTGCCAGCTCTTCACCGAGAAGATGCTCGATCCCACGGTGACGATCGGCCTCACCATGACCGGCGCGCTCACCCCGGCGGGGCTCGGCATGGCCGCCGTCATCCCGCTCATCGAGGCGGGCTTCGTCGACTGGATCATCTCCACCGGCGCCAATCTCTATCACGACACGCACTTCGGGCTCGGGCTCGCCATGCACCGCGGCAACCCGCAGACCTCCGACGTGATGCTGCGCGAGGAAGGCGTCGTGCGCATCTACGACATCTTCTTCGACTACGACGTCCTCCTCTCGACCGATGCCTTCTTCCGCGCGGTGGTGCAGGGGCCGGAGTTCCAGCGCCCCATGTCGAGCGCCGAGTTTCACTATCTCTGCGGGAAGTACGTGCGGGAGCGCGAGCGCAAGCTCGGGATCGGGCAGAAGTCGCTCTTGAGCGCCGCCTACAAGTGCGGCGTCCCGATCTACACCTCGTCGCCGGGTGACTCGTCGATCGGGATGAACATCGCCGCGCTCTCGCTCGACGGGAACAAGTGCACGATCGATCCCAACCTCGACGTGAACGAGACGGCGTCGATCGTGCTCAATGCCAAGCGCTCCGGCGGGCGCAGCGCCATCTGCATCCTCGGCGGCGGAAGCCCCAAGAATTTCGCCCTGCAGACCGAGCCGCAGATCCAGGAAGTGTTAGGCATCGACGAGAAGGGGCACGACTACTTCCTGCAGATCACCGACGCACGCCCCGACACCGGTGGCCTGTCAGGTGCAACACCCGCCGAGGCGGTGAGTTGGGGGAAGATCGACCCCGATCGCCTCCCCGACGCCGTGGTCTGCTACCTCGACTCGACGGTGGCGCTCCCGCTGCTCACGTCGTACGCGCTCGCCAAGCGCAAGAAGCGTCCGCTGCGCCGCCTGTACGACAAGCGCGAGGCGATGATGGCACGCCTGCGCAGCGAGTACGAGAAGACCAAGTAG
- a CDS encoding RNA polymerase sigma factor, which produces MAISQGLPLQSDNDDAEIVARVVAGDTAAYAILVGRYRAQFTRYAVRMLGNREDAEEALQDAFLRAYRSLAKCDDPVRFGSWLFRILANRCRTAGTRRGRRERTFVRDDVALLDASEEHPEDQTAWREEIQRALLMLEEDQREAFLLKHVEELGYEEMAELTGVGVSALKMRVKRACERLRALLQEVQR; this is translated from the coding sequence ATGGCGATATCGCAGGGTCTTCCATTACAGAGCGACAACGACGACGCCGAGATCGTGGCGCGGGTCGTGGCGGGTGACACCGCCGCGTACGCCATCCTCGTCGGACGTTACCGGGCGCAGTTCACACGGTACGCCGTGCGAATGCTCGGGAATCGGGAGGACGCGGAGGAGGCGTTGCAGGATGCCTTCCTTCGGGCCTACCGGTCGTTGGCCAAGTGCGATGACCCGGTGCGATTCGGCTCGTGGCTCTTTCGCATCCTGGCAAATCGCTGTCGAACGGCGGGGACTCGGCGGGGGCGCAGGGAACGGACGTTCGTGCGAGACGACGTCGCGTTGCTCGATGCCTCCGAGGAGCACCCGGAAGACCAGACGGCATGGCGTGAGGAAATCCAGCGAGCGCTGCTGATGCTCGAGGAGGACCAGCGCGAGGCCTTCTTGTTGAAGCATGTGGAAGAGCTGGGGTATGAAGAGATGGCGGAGCTCACCGGGGTGGGAGTGTCCGCGCTGAAAATGCGAGTCAAGCGAGCCTGCGAACGCCTTCGGGCGCTATTGCAGGAGGTCCAACGGTGA
- a CDS encoding GreA/GreB family elongation factor produces the protein MLEALKQKLGAEVEKLQYELNVTLPNEIRRAVEMGDLRENSEYKAALERQQFVQARLGQLRLRLSKLAQVDMSMIPSDRVGLGSKVIVECQDTRVTESYTLVFGDSENFDEGQVTMSSPIGRALINKAVGEVAFLKLPARTRKLKIVQLVTIHQVEEID, from the coding sequence ATGCTCGAAGCCCTCAAGCAGAAGCTTGGCGCCGAGGTCGAGAAGCTGCAGTACGAGCTCAACGTCACGCTTCCCAACGAGATCCGTCGGGCCGTCGAGATGGGCGACCTGCGCGAGAACTCGGAGTACAAGGCCGCCCTCGAACGGCAGCAGTTCGTGCAGGCCCGCCTGGGGCAGCTGCGCCTGCGCCTGAGCAAGCTCGCGCAGGTCGACATGTCCATGATTCCCTCCGACCGCGTGGGCCTCGGCTCCAAGGTCATCGTCGAATGCCAGGACACCCGGGTCACCGAGTCGTATACGCTCGTCTTCGGCGATTCCGAGAACTTCGACGAGGGACAGGTGACCATGTCCTCGCCGATCGGCCGCGCCCTGATCAACAAGGCCGTGGGCGAGGTGGCCTTCCTCAAGCTCCCGGCGCGCACGCGCAAGCTCAAGATCGTCCAGCTCGTGACCATCCATCAGGTCGAGGAGATCGACTAG
- a CDS encoding carboxypeptidase regulatory-like domain-containing protein, protein MSALARATRTLLFGSAFLAAAGTAGAQTIDGIVVIGANQRPVATTKLALLDRKQVVLDTTTTDVFGGFTFTAKKPGKYALLVRRKGYYPVVTETFELLKDETRRDTIYITGKSAELSVKEVIALDVRRVFSSASGAGFQRFLGPDEIEELRGHAFSLGDLVRDGRLAGLQWYNPPSGCLRFSGSSGCAQVFLDGIPVNLRIDAISASDVEAIVAFRDMELGVAATSRGGFDNSRFGAVLVYTRRFSPR, encoded by the coding sequence ATGTCCGCCCTCGCTCGCGCTACCCGCACGCTGCTGTTTGGCTCGGCCTTCCTCGCAGCTGCTGGCACCGCGGGGGCCCAGACCATCGACGGCATCGTCGTCATCGGTGCCAACCAGCGCCCGGTGGCAACCACCAAGCTCGCCCTGCTCGATCGCAAGCAGGTCGTCCTCGACACCACCACCACCGATGTCTTCGGCGGCTTCACCTTCACCGCCAAGAAGCCCGGCAAGTATGCGCTGCTCGTCAGGCGCAAGGGTTACTATCCGGTCGTGACCGAGACCTTCGAGCTGCTCAAGGACGAGACGCGCCGCGACACGATCTATATCACCGGCAAGTCGGCGGAGCTGAGCGTGAAGGAGGTGATTGCCCTCGATGTGCGCCGGGTCTTCAGCTCGGCGTCGGGGGCCGGGTTCCAGCGGTTCCTCGGCCCCGATGAAATCGAGGAGCTGCGCGGGCACGCCTTCTCGCTCGGCGACCTCGTGCGGGATGGCCGGCTCGCCGGGCTTCAGTGGTACAACCCGCCCAGCGGCTGCCTTCGCTTCTCCGGTTCGTCGGGGTGCGCCCAGGTCTTCCTCGACGGCATCCCGGTCAACCTGCGCATCGACGCCATCTCGGCCAGCGACGTGGAGGCGATCGTGGCCTTTCGCGATATGGAACTGGGGGTGGCCGCCACCAGCCGCGGCGGATTCGACAACTCGCGCTTCGGCGCCGTCCTCGTCTACACGCGCCGCTTTTCGCCGCGGTAG
- a CDS encoding carboxypeptidase, with amino-acid sequence MHRLGSRPLVLLALLSTPLAAQQRPPQERPAPASAAPAGAAPVAAPAQRASVDPAGVRIIADTTIRSTDNVTIKGKPVPYRVTVGTQPVWDDKNVPIASMFYTYYERTDVTNRDARPLVISFNGGPGSASVWMHIAYTGPKQLRIDDEGYPVQPYGVQDNPNSILDVADIVYIDPVNTGFSRIIGDAKREQFFGVNEDIAYLARWVDAFVTRQGRWTSPKYLIGESYGTTRVAGLVSRLQSSHWMFFNGVILVSPTGLGVERDGPVSAALRLPYFTATAWYHKALPADLQGRDLEQLLPEVESWTIDKLLPGIARGGSLPSAQRTELVKQFARYSGLSEGAVSEHALAVPTQFFWKELLRTRGVTVGRLDSRYQGLDRTDAGDAPDFDPALTAWNHAFAPAINHYLRDQLKFRTDLQYWLFGPVNPWNRSGEQTGEQLRRSMSENPYLHVMVQSGYYDGGTDYFNAKYSMWNLDPAGRVQDRMTWKGYRSGHMMYLRRDDLATSNEDIRQFIARTTPKAGQPAKR; translated from the coding sequence ATGCACCGTCTCGGTTCCCGACCGCTCGTCCTGCTCGCGCTCCTCTCGACGCCGCTCGCGGCGCAGCAACGGCCGCCGCAGGAGCGGCCGGCCCCCGCGAGCGCCGCTCCCGCAGGTGCGGCCCCCGTCGCAGCTCCCGCCCAGCGGGCGTCGGTCGACCCGGCGGGCGTCCGGATCATCGCCGACACGACCATCCGCTCGACCGACAACGTCACGATCAAGGGGAAGCCGGTCCCCTATCGGGTGACGGTGGGGACGCAGCCGGTGTGGGACGACAAGAACGTCCCGATCGCCTCGATGTTCTACACTTACTACGAACGCACCGACGTCACCAACCGCGACGCACGCCCGCTGGTGATCTCCTTCAATGGCGGCCCCGGCTCCGCCTCGGTGTGGATGCACATCGCCTACACCGGACCCAAGCAGCTGCGTATCGATGACGAAGGGTACCCGGTGCAACCGTACGGGGTGCAGGACAACCCCAACTCGATCCTCGATGTCGCCGACATCGTCTACATCGACCCAGTGAACACCGGCTTCTCGCGCATCATCGGCGACGCCAAGCGCGAGCAGTTCTTCGGCGTCAACGAGGACATCGCGTACCTCGCGCGCTGGGTCGATGCCTTCGTGACGCGGCAGGGGCGCTGGACGAGCCCCAAGTACCTGATTGGCGAGAGCTACGGGACGACGCGTGTGGCCGGCCTCGTCTCGCGGCTGCAATCGTCGCACTGGATGTTCTTCAACGGGGTGATCCTCGTGTCGCCGACGGGGCTCGGCGTGGAGCGCGACGGCCCGGTGTCGGCGGCACTCCGCCTGCCGTACTTCACGGCGACCGCGTGGTATCACAAGGCACTCCCGGCCGACCTGCAGGGGCGCGACCTGGAGCAGCTGCTTCCCGAGGTGGAGAGCTGGACGATCGACAAGCTCCTCCCGGGGATCGCGCGCGGCGGCTCGCTACCGTCGGCGCAGCGCACCGAACTGGTGAAGCAGTTCGCCCGCTACAGCGGGCTCTCCGAGGGCGCGGTGTCCGAGCACGCCCTGGCAGTCCCGACGCAGTTCTTCTGGAAGGAGCTGCTGCGCACGCGTGGGGTGACGGTCGGCCGTCTCGACTCGCGCTACCAGGGGCTCGACCGCACCGACGCCGGCGATGCCCCCGACTTCGATCCCGCGCTCACCGCCTGGAACCACGCCTTCGCGCCAGCCATCAACCACTACCTGCGCGACCAGCTCAAGTTCAGGACCGACCTGCAGTACTGGCTCTTTGGCCCGGTCAATCCGTGGAACCGCTCGGGTGAGCAGACGGGCGAGCAGCTCCGTCGCTCGATGTCGGAAAACCCGTACCTGCACGTGATGGTGCAGTCGGGCTACTACGATGGCGGCACCGACTATTTCAACGCGAAGTACTCGATGTGGAATCTCGATCCCGCCGGCCGCGTGCAGGACCGGATGACATGGAAGGGGTACCGGTCGGGGCACATGATGTACCTGCGCCGCGATGACCTGGCGACGTCCAACGAGGACATCCGGCAGTTCATCGCCCGCACGACGCCCAAGGCTGGGCAGCCGGCGAAGCGTTAG
- the fadJ gene encoding fatty acid oxidation complex subunit alpha FadJ, producing MSALSLTVENGIAIITFDFPGESVNKFSQAVKEEFLALFGTLEHDQTIVGAVLLSGKKDSFIAGADIEEFLTWTTAAQAEKASRDGHAMLDALERLRIPVVAAIHGACMGGGLEAALACAYRIATEHPKTVLALPEVQLGIFPGAGGTQRLPQTVGLQAALDMILTGKNVRARKAAQIGLVHELVHPAVLRRVAIQRARELADGTRERNPQARKHDAKALLLDDNPVGRAIVFRQAREQTLKKTRGNYPAPLAAIEAVAAGYQDRERGYREEARLFGEMAMTAISRELIGIFFASTALKKDSGVGDAPVSTMPVRKLGVLGAGFMGAGIATIAVQQGTMVRLKDADVGRVGKGLAAIREVLRESVSKRRITRQQMDDQLLLAGGTVDYSGFGNVDLVIEAVFEDLHVKHQVVREVEAVIPPHAIVASNTSTIPIARIAAASQRPERVLGMHFFSPVHKMPLLEIIVTPQTAREVTATAVAYGKQLGKTVIVVQDAPGFYVNRILSPYLNEAGRLVDGGAAIDAVDNAILDFGFPVGPLTLLDEVGLDIAGKSGPIFVEAFGERLMPSTTLRKVVESGRLGRKGRKGFYLYDEDGKKGGVDDSIYAFTPGGAQRVAIEAEEVQQRCVLSMVNEAVRCLEEGIVRSARDGDIGAVFGIGFPPFRGGPFRYIDAVGAARVVERLEELNSRFSGRFAPAELLVRMARKGERFHPSGARPL from the coding sequence ATGAGCGCGCTCTCGCTGACCGTTGAGAATGGCATCGCCATCATCACCTTCGATTTCCCCGGGGAGTCCGTCAACAAGTTCTCGCAGGCGGTGAAGGAGGAGTTCCTTGCCCTCTTCGGGACGTTGGAGCACGACCAGACCATTGTCGGGGCGGTGCTCCTGTCGGGGAAGAAGGACTCGTTCATCGCCGGCGCCGACATCGAGGAGTTCCTGACCTGGACGACCGCGGCGCAGGCGGAGAAGGCATCGCGCGATGGGCACGCGATGCTCGACGCTCTCGAGCGGTTGCGGATCCCCGTGGTCGCGGCGATCCACGGTGCGTGCATGGGAGGGGGGCTCGAGGCCGCGCTCGCCTGCGCCTATCGCATCGCCACCGAACACCCGAAGACGGTGCTCGCACTTCCCGAGGTGCAGTTAGGCATCTTCCCTGGCGCCGGCGGGACCCAACGCCTCCCCCAGACCGTCGGGCTGCAGGCGGCGCTCGACATGATCCTGACCGGGAAGAACGTGCGCGCGCGCAAGGCGGCGCAGATCGGTCTCGTGCACGAACTCGTGCACCCGGCGGTGCTGCGTCGCGTCGCGATCCAGCGCGCGCGCGAGCTGGCCGACGGGACGCGCGAACGCAACCCGCAGGCGCGCAAGCACGACGCCAAGGCGCTCCTGCTCGACGACAACCCGGTCGGGCGCGCCATCGTCTTTCGCCAGGCGCGCGAGCAGACGCTCAAGAAGACGCGCGGGAACTACCCCGCGCCCCTGGCGGCAATCGAGGCGGTCGCCGCCGGCTACCAGGATCGGGAACGGGGGTACCGCGAGGAAGCGCGCCTCTTCGGCGAGATGGCGATGACCGCCATCTCGCGCGAACTGATCGGCATCTTCTTCGCCAGCACGGCCCTCAAGAAGGACAGCGGCGTTGGCGATGCGCCGGTGAGCACGATGCCCGTGCGCAAGCTGGGGGTGCTCGGCGCGGGATTCATGGGGGCGGGGATCGCCACCATCGCGGTGCAGCAGGGGACCATGGTGCGACTCAAGGACGCCGATGTCGGGCGCGTGGGGAAGGGGCTCGCCGCGATCCGCGAGGTACTGCGGGAGTCGGTGAGCAAGCGACGCATCACCCGGCAGCAGATGGACGACCAGTTGCTCCTGGCGGGAGGGACGGTCGACTACTCCGGCTTCGGCAACGTCGACCTCGTCATCGAGGCGGTCTTCGAGGACCTGCACGTGAAGCACCAGGTCGTGCGCGAGGTGGAGGCCGTCATCCCGCCGCACGCCATCGTGGCGTCCAACACGAGCACCATCCCCATCGCCCGCATCGCCGCCGCGTCACAGCGGCCGGAGCGCGTCCTCGGGATGCACTTCTTCTCGCCGGTCCACAAGATGCCGCTGCTCGAGATCATCGTGACCCCGCAGACGGCGCGTGAGGTCACGGCGACGGCGGTCGCCTATGGCAAGCAGCTCGGCAAGACGGTGATCGTGGTGCAGGACGCGCCCGGCTTCTACGTCAACCGCATCCTCTCACCCTACCTCAACGAAGCAGGCCGGCTGGTGGACGGCGGCGCGGCGATCGATGCCGTCGATAACGCCATCCTCGACTTCGGCTTCCCCGTGGGTCCCCTCACCCTGCTCGACGAAGTTGGCCTGGACATCGCGGGAAAGTCCGGCCCGATCTTCGTCGAGGCGTTTGGCGAACGCCTCATGCCATCGACCACGCTGCGCAAGGTCGTCGAGTCCGGCCGGCTCGGCCGCAAGGGGCGGAAGGGCTTCTACCTGTACGATGAGGACGGCAAGAAGGGCGGCGTCGACGACTCGATCTATGCGTTCACCCCTGGCGGGGCGCAGCGCGTCGCCATCGAGGCCGAGGAGGTCCAGCAGCGATGCGTGCTGAGCATGGTGAACGAGGCTGTGCGCTGCCTCGAGGAGGGGATCGTGCGCTCGGCGCGTGATGGCGACATCGGCGCCGTGTTCGGCATCGGCTTCCCGCCGTTTCGCGGTGGCCCCTTCCGGTACATCGACGCGGTAGGGGCGGCGCGCGTGGTGGAACGACTCGAGGAGTTGAATTCCCGGTTTAGTGGTCGCTTTGCGCCCGCCGAGCTGTTGGTGCGGATGGCGCGAAAGGGCGAGCGTTTCCACCCGTCCGGCGCGCGGCCGTTGTGA
- a CDS encoding MBL fold metallo-hydrolase, whose translation MIRTERHGDVVRVEMSNRRSRLAGFSVSAFLVRGMLVDTGFPGVGDDVERLLASERLQGILVSHFHEDHAGNIAAAARRGIPIAAHPDTLAYARAPERLAFYRRFAWGSAPPLTSPVTPFDPEGLEMIHTPGHSPEHQVVWDSSTGTLFSADLFIGVKVRVAHEYEEPRRLVESLQRVVALAPARVFDAHRGLVADGLSALRAKLAWTEDLIGRVDAMARERIPPARIVREVLGPSDWTDHISRGEYSRANLVRAILREGA comes from the coding sequence ATGATCCGGACCGAGCGCCACGGCGACGTGGTTCGTGTGGAGATGTCGAATCGGCGCAGCCGCCTTGCCGGCTTCTCGGTGAGCGCCTTTCTCGTGCGCGGCATGCTCGTCGACACCGGCTTTCCCGGGGTTGGGGACGACGTCGAGCGCCTGCTTGCGAGTGAACGGCTCCAGGGGATCCTCGTGTCGCACTTTCATGAGGATCATGCGGGGAACATCGCGGCGGCGGCGCGTCGCGGGATTCCGATCGCCGCGCACCCCGACACGCTGGCGTACGCGCGGGCCCCCGAGCGGCTGGCCTTCTATCGACGCTTTGCCTGGGGGAGCGCCCCCCCACTCACCTCTCCGGTCACCCCATTCGACCCCGAGGGGTTGGAGATGATCCACACGCCGGGGCACTCGCCGGAGCACCAGGTGGTGTGGGACAGTTCGACCGGCACGCTGTTCTCCGCCGACCTGTTCATCGGGGTGAAGGTGCGCGTCGCGCACGAGTACGAGGAACCTCGACGGCTGGTCGAGAGCCTCCAGCGAGTGGTGGCCCTGGCGCCGGCGCGCGTCTTCGACGCGCATCGGGGGCTTGTCGCGGATGGGTTGTCGGCGCTTCGCGCCAAGCTCGCCTGGACCGAGGACCTCATCGGCCGAGTGGACGCGATGGCGCGCGAGCGGATCCCGCCGGCGCGCATCGTGCGCGAGGTGCTGGGCCCCAGCGACTGGACCGACCACATCTCGCGCGGCGAATACTCGCGGGCGAACCTCGTGCGGGCCATCCTGCGGGAGGGTGCCTAA
- the fadI gene encoding acetyl-CoA C-acyltransferase FadI: MTSRIGRRVAIVAGVRTPFARSGTGLKSLSAIELGRLCVAELLQRTNLSGELVDALIFGTVVPSVLAPNIAREVSLIPHLPKRVDAHSVSRACASANQAITDAADQIALGNADIMIAGGAESLSNVPILHSRGFSDALVAASRAKSLSQRVQALARIRPKDLIPVTPAIAEPTTGETMGQSAEKMAKLNGITREAQDAFALRSHRNASEGSRDGRLTREIAPVWVPPRFETALTSDNGIRDDTTLEALAALKPVFDKRYGSVSAGNASPLTDGAAAVLLMSEDRARALGYPALGYIRSYAYAAVDPGEQLLMAPVLAAPVALHRAGLTLKDMALVEMHEAFAAQVLSNMKGLASKEWAARAGFAEPVGEVDPATLNVMGGSIAIGHPFGATGARITTTLCHELTRRDAQFGLMTVCAAGGLGFAMVVERS, encoded by the coding sequence ATGACCTCTCGCATCGGTCGCCGTGTCGCCATCGTCGCCGGCGTGCGTACCCCGTTCGCCAGGTCGGGGACGGGACTCAAGTCGCTCTCGGCGATCGAACTGGGGCGACTGTGCGTGGCCGAACTGCTGCAGCGCACCAACCTCTCCGGTGAGCTGGTCGACGCCCTCATCTTCGGGACGGTGGTCCCGTCGGTGCTCGCCCCCAACATCGCGCGCGAGGTGTCGCTCATCCCGCACCTCCCCAAGCGGGTCGATGCGCACTCCGTGAGCCGCGCCTGCGCCAGCGCCAACCAGGCGATCACCGATGCGGCCGACCAGATCGCGTTAGGCAACGCCGACATCATGATCGCGGGCGGAGCCGAGTCGCTCTCCAACGTCCCCATCCTGCACTCGCGCGGCTTCTCCGACGCCCTCGTGGCGGCGTCGCGCGCCAAGTCGCTCTCGCAGCGCGTGCAGGCGCTGGCCCGCATCCGCCCCAAGGACCTGATCCCGGTGACGCCGGCCATCGCCGAGCCCACCACCGGCGAGACGATGGGGCAGAGCGCCGAGAAGATGGCGAAGCTCAACGGAATCACGCGGGAGGCGCAGGACGCGTTCGCGCTGCGTTCGCACCGGAACGCCAGCGAGGGGAGCCGCGATGGGCGCCTCACGCGCGAGATCGCCCCGGTCTGGGTGCCGCCGCGCTTCGAGACGGCGCTGACCAGCGACAACGGGATTCGCGACGACACCACGCTCGAGGCGCTGGCCGCCCTCAAGCCGGTCTTCGACAAGCGCTACGGCAGCGTCTCGGCCGGCAATGCGTCACCGCTCACGGATGGTGCCGCCGCCGTCCTCCTCATGAGCGAGGACCGGGCGCGGGCCCTAGGGTACCCGGCGTTAGGCTACATCCGGTCGTACGCCTATGCCGCCGTGGATCCCGGCGAGCAGCTGCTCATGGCCCCGGTGCTCGCGGCGCCGGTCGCCCTCCATCGCGCCGGACTCACGCTCAAGGACATGGCCCTGGTCGAGATGCACGAGGCCTTTGCCGCGCAGGTCCTCTCCAACATGAAGGGGCTGGCGTCGAAGGAGTGGGCGGCGCGCGCCGGCTTCGCCGAGCCGGTGGGAGAGGTCGACCCCGCGACGCTCAACGTGATGGGTGGCTCGATCGCCATCGGACACCCCTTTGGTGCGACCGGCGCGCGCATCACGACCACGTTGTGCCACGAGCTCACGCGCCGGGATGCGCAGTTCGGCCTGATGACGGTCTGCGCGGCGGGTGGACTGGGCTTCGCGATGGTCGTCGAACGAAGCTGA